The following nucleotide sequence is from Spirochaetota bacterium.
AGATAGCGCCAGCCGCGCGCCTTGTAGTATTCCGCGAGACGCGTCTCGTCCTTCGCGTCCAGGAAGAGGTAGATCATGGTCAGCTTGAGATCCCTGGCCTTTCCAATAACGGCGGCAACAAGTTCCTCCGCAATACCTCGTCTCCTGAATTCCGGGACCACGAAGAGCGAAGCGAGCCATGGATTCAGGTCCTTCCGGGCCCAGAGGTCGTCGTTCTTCAGGGATACCATTCCCACCGGCATGCTCTCATCGACGGCCGCCCAGGCAAGCGGTATCGTATTC
It contains:
- a CDS encoding GNAT family N-acetyltransferase, whose protein sequence is MAQIKPLAACPDYAPVLAYWSYNLWYRTRPIDYDVLVKSYRQRTTANTIPLAWAAVDESMPVGMVSLKNDDLWARKDLNPWLASLFVVPEFRRRGIAEELVAAVIGKARDLKLTMIYLFLDAKDETRLAEYYKARGWRYLEDALDNEGHPTQIFFFPL